A stretch of Flavobacterium sp. N2270 DNA encodes these proteins:
- a CDS encoding 50S ribosomal protein L25/general stress protein Ctc encodes MKSITIKGSERESVGKVSTKALRNAGMVPCVVYGGEQPVHFSADERAFKNLVYTPNVHTVVIELEGGKKINAIMQDIQFHPVSDKILHMDFYQLHDDKEITMEVPVKVVGKSPGVMGGGVLRLNQRKLKVKALPANLPDFIEADITPLQMGNKLYVTKIPTGDFKLLHPDNTVVCQVRISRAAMKAAQEAAKAAKAGPAKKK; translated from the coding sequence ATGAAATCAATTACGATCAAAGGATCAGAAAGAGAAAGCGTGGGCAAAGTGTCAACTAAAGCCTTACGTAATGCTGGAATGGTACCGTGCGTAGTATACGGAGGGGAACAACCAGTACATTTTAGTGCAGACGAAAGAGCATTTAAAAACTTGGTGTATACTCCAAACGTACACACTGTAGTAATTGAATTAGAAGGTGGTAAAAAGATTAATGCAATTATGCAAGACATCCAATTTCACCCAGTTTCTGACAAAATTTTACACATGGATTTCTATCAATTACATGATGATAAAGAAATCACAATGGAAGTTCCTGTTAAAGTTGTAGGAAAATCTCCAGGTGTAATGGGTGGTGGAGTTTTACGTTTAAATCAACGTAAATTAAAAGTTAAAGCTTTACCAGCTAACTTACCAGATTTTATCGAAGCAGATATTACTCCTTTACAAATGGGTAACAAATTATATGTTACAAAAATCCCAACTGGTGATTTCAAATTATTACACCCAGACAACACAGTTGTTTGTCAAGTAAGAATTTCTCGTGCTGCAATGAAAGCTGCTCAAGAAGCTGCAAAAGCTGCAAAAGCAGGACCTGCAAAAAAGAAATAA
- a CDS encoding riboflavin synthase, whose protein sequence is MFTGIIETIGLVKEIVKENDNLHIKIQSNITNELKIDQSVAHNGICLTVIAINGNTYTVTAINETVKKTNISQLLPGENINLERAMKLGDRLDGHIVQGHVDQTGKCINIKEDNGSWIFTFEYDKNLNNITIEKGSITIDGTSLTVVDSKLNEFSVAIIPYTFEHTNFKNYKKGTIVNLEFDVIGKYVKRIQDLRS, encoded by the coding sequence ATGTTCACAGGAATAATAGAAACAATAGGACTAGTAAAAGAAATTGTAAAAGAGAATGACAATTTACACATTAAGATACAATCAAATATTACAAATGAACTAAAAATCGACCAAAGTGTTGCTCACAATGGGATATGTTTAACCGTTATCGCAATTAATGGCAATACATATACAGTAACAGCAATTAATGAAACTGTAAAAAAAACAAATATTAGCCAATTACTTCCTGGAGAAAATATAAATTTAGAAAGAGCAATGAAACTTGGCGATAGACTTGATGGACATATCGTGCAAGGCCATGTTGATCAGACTGGAAAATGCATTAATATTAAAGAAGACAACGGAAGCTGGATATTTACTTTTGAATATGATAAAAATTTAAACAACATCACTATAGAAAAAGGGTCAATTACCATTGACGGAACAAGTTTAACAGTTGTTGATTCAAAATTAAATGAATTTAGCGTAGCTATAATACCATATACTTTTGAGCATACAAATTTTAAAAACTACAAAAAAGGAACAATTGTAAATTTAGAATTTGATGTTATTGGAAAGTATGTAAAAAGAATTCAAGACTTAAGGTCATAA
- the pdxA gene encoding 4-hydroxythreonine-4-phosphate dehydrogenase PdxA: MVKKAENIIVGISIGDLNGIGPEVILKTFEDSRVLEFCTPVIFGNVKIISFLKKNLSLTSSIQGIDSLDQLINGKINVLNVWKEGVNIDFGVTDEKVGKYAIKSFVAATNALKRNEIDVLVTAPINKYNIQSEEFKFPGHTDYLDQELEGNALMLMVCDRLRVGLLTDHVPVNEVSKLLTEELLVKKLEVIKKSLIADFGISKPKIAVLGLNPHCGDNGVIGSEDDDVIKPTIKKLFDKGEMVFGPYASDSFFGSSQYEKYDAILAMYHDQGLIPFKTLSFGKGVNYTAGLNKIRTSPDHGTAFEIAGKNLANPMSFREALYLAIDVYYKRNEYQELIQNPLKTKRN; this comes from the coding sequence ATGGTTAAAAAAGCAGAAAATATAATTGTAGGTATTTCAATAGGTGATTTGAATGGTATTGGGCCTGAAGTTATTTTAAAGACATTTGAAGATAGTAGAGTTTTAGAATTTTGTACTCCTGTAATATTTGGGAACGTTAAAATTATTTCTTTTTTAAAGAAAAACTTATCACTTACCTCAAGTATTCAAGGTATTGATTCTCTTGATCAATTGATAAATGGAAAAATTAATGTTTTAAATGTTTGGAAAGAAGGAGTGAATATTGATTTTGGTGTTACAGATGAAAAAGTAGGTAAGTATGCTATAAAATCATTCGTTGCGGCAACAAATGCATTAAAAAGAAATGAAATTGATGTTTTGGTTACAGCACCTATTAATAAATATAATATTCAGTCAGAAGAATTTAAATTCCCAGGACATACTGATTATTTAGATCAAGAATTAGAAGGAAATGCTCTTATGTTGATGGTTTGTGATAGATTAAGAGTTGGTTTGTTAACTGATCATGTTCCGGTAAATGAAGTTTCAAAATTATTAACAGAAGAATTGTTGGTAAAGAAGTTAGAGGTTATTAAAAAAAGCTTAATAGCTGATTTTGGAATTTCTAAGCCAAAAATTGCAGTTTTAGGTTTAAATCCACACTGTGGTGATAACGGAGTCATTGGTAGTGAAGATGATGATGTGATTAAGCCAACAATTAAAAAATTATTTGACAAAGGTGAGATGGTTTTCGGGCCCTATGCATCAGATAGTTTTTTCGGTTCGTCACAATATGAAAAATACGATGCAATTTTGGCAATGTATCACGATCAAGGGTTGATTCCGTTTAAAACACTTTCATTTGGTAAAGGAGTTAACTATACGGCAGGATTAAATAAAATCCGTACCTCTCCAGATCATGGAACCGCTTTTGAAATTGCAGGTAAGAATTTAGCTAATCCTATGTCGTTTAGAGAGGCATTATATTTGGCAATTGATGTTTATTATAAGAGAAATGAGTATCAAGAACTTATTCAAAACCCTTTAAAAACAAAGCGAAATTAG
- the mce gene encoding methylmalonyl-CoA epimerase gives MKKIEHIGIAVKSLKESNVLFEKLFGNPPYKEEEVKSEGVKTSFFMNGPNKIELLEATNEDSPIAKFLEKKGEGIHHVAFDVEDIDSEIKRLKKEGFVVLNDVPKKGADNKLVVFLHPKSTNGVLIELCQDATKK, from the coding sequence ATGAAAAAAATTGAGCATATTGGAATTGCGGTTAAAAGTTTAAAGGAGTCAAATGTTTTGTTTGAAAAACTTTTTGGGAATCCACCCTATAAAGAAGAAGAGGTTAAGAGTGAAGGGGTTAAGACTTCATTTTTCATGAATGGACCAAATAAGATTGAGTTACTTGAGGCAACTAATGAAGATAGTCCAATAGCAAAATTTCTTGAGAAAAAAGGAGAAGGGATACATCATGTTGCTTTTGATGTTGAAGATATTGATTCTGAAATTAAGAGGTTAAAAAAGGAAGGTTTTGTAGTTTTGAACGATGTTCCTAAGAAAGGAGCAGATAATAAGCTAGTTGTTTTTTTGCATCCAAAGTCAACAAATGGTGTTTTGATTGAATTGTGCCAAGATGCAACAAAAAAATAA
- the rbfA gene encoding 30S ribosome-binding factor RbfA: protein METNRQKKFGTLLQNDLVDILQGEVRKNGMTNLIISVSKVNVTSDLSIAKVFLSVFPSDKGAEILAAVKSNTPMIKHDLAQRVKNQLRKVPNLVFYIDDSLDYIENIDKALKGEENPVENPELLEKRKKA, encoded by the coding sequence ATGGAAACAAATAGACAAAAAAAATTCGGAACATTACTTCAAAATGATTTAGTAGATATTTTACAAGGAGAAGTACGTAAAAACGGAATGACTAATTTAATTATTTCTGTTTCAAAAGTAAATGTAACTTCAGATCTTTCAATTGCAAAAGTATTTTTAAGCGTATTCCCATCTGATAAAGGTGCCGAAATATTAGCTGCAGTTAAATCTAACACACCAATGATAAAACATGATTTAGCGCAAAGAGTAAAAAATCAGTTAAGAAAAGTACCTAATTTAGTTTTCTATATTGATGACAGTTTGGATTACATTGAAAACATAGACAAGGCATTAAAAGGAGAAGAAAATCCAGTTGAAAATCCAGAATTATTAGAAAAAAGAAAGAAAGCTTAA
- a CDS encoding ABC transporter permease, with translation MALLIVLSVFSGLRDFSLSFTNASDPDIKMLPKSGKTILITAEQEKAIKNSTYISTYSKTVEERVLFYYNEKEHVAYLKGVDSLFTKSNSFSDQLYTGDWFETETSQVVVGYEISRKLSLGLFDFNNGLEVFSPKPGKGTIETPDEAFNKTVLQPVGIYAINEEIDNKYVFCDIAVCQKLLEYKKNQISSIEFKKKKNVSDEDAISELNTIFKNKTDFKTRIQLNDALYKMLNTENIAVYLIFTLVIIIALFNLVGALIMMILDKKSNLKTLYNIGTPVEKLQSIFLYQGTLLTLFGGLIGTLLGVLIVWIQQQYEIVMITPTLAYPVILELKNIGIVLFTILFLGIFASWIASTRVNKNLF, from the coding sequence ATGGCATTACTAATCGTTTTATCTGTATTTAGCGGTTTAAGAGATTTTAGTTTAAGTTTCACCAATGCCTCAGATCCTGATATTAAAATGCTTCCAAAATCAGGAAAAACAATTTTAATTACGGCAGAACAAGAAAAAGCCATAAAAAACTCCACCTACATTTCAACCTATTCAAAAACAGTTGAAGAGAGAGTACTTTTTTATTATAATGAAAAAGAGCATGTTGCTTATTTAAAAGGTGTTGATTCACTATTTACAAAATCAAACTCGTTTAGCGATCAACTTTATACTGGAGATTGGTTTGAAACAGAAACTTCACAAGTTGTTGTTGGCTATGAAATTAGCAGAAAATTATCATTAGGATTATTTGATTTTAATAATGGCTTAGAAGTTTTTTCTCCAAAGCCAGGAAAAGGAACTATCGAAACCCCAGATGAAGCTTTCAACAAAACAGTATTACAACCAGTTGGTATTTACGCAATTAACGAAGAGATAGATAATAAATACGTATTTTGTGATATTGCCGTTTGTCAAAAACTCTTGGAATACAAAAAAAATCAGATTTCCTCAATAGAGTTTAAAAAGAAAAAAAACGTTTCTGACGAAGATGCCATATCTGAGCTAAACACCATTTTTAAAAACAAAACCGATTTCAAAACACGTATTCAACTAAATGATGCTTTATACAAAATGTTAAATACTGAAAACATTGCTGTATATTTAATTTTTACACTCGTAATCATAATAGCCCTTTTCAATTTAGTTGGAGCGCTAATTATGATGATTCTAGATAAAAAATCAAATTTAAAAACCCTTTATAACATTGGAACACCTGTAGAAAAATTACAATCTATTTTTCTTTACCAAGGAACTCTTTTAACTCTATTCGGTGGATTAATCGGAACCTTACTTGGCGTATTAATTGTTTGGATTCAACAACAGTATGAAATTGTAATGATTACCCCAACACTTGCATATCCAGTTATATTAGAATTGAAAAATATAGGAATTGTTTTATTTACAATACTTTTTCTTGGAATTTTCGCATCATGGATCGCAAGTACAAGAGTAAATAAAAATTTATTTTAA
- a CDS encoding ribose-phosphate pyrophosphokinase — MSYQEPEAKIFACSQSVYLAEQIAEKYGVSLGNITFSTYSDGEFQPSFEESIRGLRVFLVCSTFPSADNLMELLLMIDAAKRASARHITAVIPYFGWARQDRKDKPRVPIGAKLVAKLLETAGATRIMTMDLHADQIQGFFEKPVDHLFASTIFLPYVRSLNLENLTIASPDMGGSKRAYAYSKFLESDVVVCYKQRKKANVIDTMELIGDVKGRNVILVDDMIDTGGTLAKAADVMMEKGALSVRAICTHAILSGGAYEKIENSQLLELIVTDSIPLKKESKKIRVVSCAPLFAEVMHMVQNNNSISGKFLM; from the coding sequence ATGTCATACCAAGAGCCCGAAGCAAAAATATTTGCATGTTCTCAAAGTGTGTATTTAGCTGAACAAATTGCTGAAAAGTATGGAGTTTCGCTAGGTAATATTACGTTCTCAACATATAGTGACGGAGAGTTTCAACCTTCTTTTGAAGAATCAATAAGAGGTCTAAGAGTTTTTTTAGTCTGCTCTACTTTTCCTAGCGCAGACAATTTAATGGAACTATTGTTAATGATTGATGCAGCAAAGAGAGCATCAGCAAGACACATAACAGCAGTTATTCCTTATTTTGGATGGGCAAGGCAAGACAGAAAAGACAAACCTAGAGTTCCTATAGGAGCAAAATTGGTTGCAAAACTTTTGGAGACTGCAGGAGCAACAAGAATAATGACAATGGATTTGCATGCAGATCAAATTCAAGGCTTCTTTGAAAAACCAGTAGATCATTTGTTTGCTTCTACTATCTTTTTACCTTATGTCAGAAGCTTAAACCTTGAGAATCTAACAATTGCTTCACCAGATATGGGTGGATCGAAAAGAGCATATGCTTATTCTAAATTTCTAGAATCAGATGTTGTAGTTTGTTACAAACAACGCAAAAAAGCAAATGTAATAGACACCATGGAGTTAATAGGAGATGTTAAAGGACGAAATGTTATCCTAGTAGACGATATGATTGATACTGGAGGAACATTAGCAAAAGCTGCCGATGTAATGATGGAAAAAGGGGCTTTAAGTGTCAGAGCAATTTGTACACATGCCATTTTATCTGGAGGTGCTTATGAAAAAATTGAAAATTCTCAATTATTAGAATTAATAGTTACCGATTCAATTCCATTAAAGAAAGAATCAAAAAAAATAAGAGTAGTGAGCTGTGCTCCATTATTCGCAGAAGTAATGCACATGGTGCAGAACAACAATTCCATTAGTGGAAAATTTTTAATGTAA
- a CDS encoding YceD family protein, with protein sequence MKNLKEFLIPFAGLKEGKHQFEYQIGDSFFEEFQFDEYKNVDVTVSLMLEKKSTIMELCFVHKGTVNVPCDMTGEDFDLKIKGKFNLVVKFGEEFNNENEELLILPHGEFQLNVSQYIYESIVLSVPFKRVHPGVKDGTLKTEAFDTLDKLAPKEEHKVNEDIDPRWENLKKLLTDK encoded by the coding sequence ATGAAGAATTTAAAAGAGTTTTTAATACCTTTTGCTGGATTGAAAGAAGGCAAGCATCAGTTTGAATATCAAATAGGTGATTCTTTTTTTGAAGAATTTCAATTTGATGAATACAAAAATGTTGATGTAACAGTCAGCTTGATGTTAGAAAAGAAAAGCACAATAATGGAGTTGTGTTTTGTTCATAAAGGAACTGTAAATGTTCCTTGTGATATGACAGGAGAAGATTTTGATTTAAAAATTAAAGGAAAATTTAATCTTGTTGTAAAGTTTGGAGAGGAATTTAATAATGAGAATGAAGAGCTATTAATTCTTCCTCATGGTGAATTTCAACTTAATGTATCGCAATACATATATGAAAGTATAGTTTTGTCAGTTCCTTTTAAAAGAGTTCATCCTGGAGTAAAAGATGGAACGCTTAAAACAGAAGCTTTTGATACATTAGATAAATTAGCTCCAAAAGAAGAGCATAAAGTGAATGAAGATATTGACCCAAGGTGGGAAAATTTAAAAAAACTATTAACGGATAAATAA
- a CDS encoding reprolysin-like metallopeptidase translates to MKKNLLLIIFTFFVAFSYAQTQKAWKEVTAQNIKFNKNVQRESFPQDFKLIQLDFAVLQQVLMNTPGRFSKSKKGTVITLPNVSGGFERFEMFEASNFDAELQARFPQIRAFVGKGIDDKNALLRLSISPSGFQTMVFRANRRSEFMEPYSEDGKIYVVYNSSSTKGKLPFTCSTTDINLANELTSKVGQTAFSSSGSLLTFRLALSCNGEYSNYFGATSSAQVANVLTAFNNTMTRVNGVFEKDFGIHMNIVNQTTNVIYYVPATDPYTTMANWNTQLQRALNTTLTGVSTSLAANNAAYDVGHMFGASGGGGNAGCIGCVCVDGVTAGTGTNKGRGITSPADGIPSGDNFDIDYVAHELGHQFGANHTFSNSNEGAGVNKEVGSGVTIMGYAGITSYDTHLHSIDVFHSASIAQVQANMAGKTCPTVTSLTHGAPIVNAGLDYIIPKSTPFILTGSAIDSNGDVMNYVWEQNDDGVGQTNANSAARIAKPTGPNWVNYLPSTTPSRYFPNIASVVANSPTTSGLDVTSEALSSVARILNFRLTARDNNILGGQTGFDDTVITVNATAGPFAVTAPNTSVSWVVGTNQTVTWDVAGTTANGVNTDFVDIYLSNDGGYTYPILLASRVPNDGSEVILVPNNIGTTKRIMVKGNNHVFFDISNSNFTITAAPSTFGIAFNGIEGEQNKDACQGSVVSYSFPYMTYGGFSASTAFSVTGQPVGSTVVFTPTNTATDGTITMEISNTAASATGLYTMIVTGSSGGTTKTISFYLNLISGNFGTQTLTSPADLAVGQSTSTNLTWPSNASASLYDVQVATDAGFTSIVSSATVATNSYTVSGLAEGTDYFWRVLPKNSGCMGVFSSAYKFTTGTTTCGNVYSNNTSLSVPDGVGSPADGTEVTKSIVVPGTLTGNLNNVTVDLAFSHSYIDDLRIWLTHPDGTVVSLWNHNCESEFSSISVTYADGNPSIPLEPVCSASTGTFAPESPLSALNGKPASGTWVLHALDYWTGDTGIIGNWSINLCVATPLVSESFNTIEDLAIYPNPNNGNFTVQFNSSSNNDVKIGVHDVRGRQIFDKTYQNNGLFNQSLNLDNVQSGIYLVTVQDGLSKTTKKIVVE, encoded by the coding sequence ATGAAAAAAAACTTACTATTAATCATTTTTACTTTTTTTGTTGCATTTAGCTATGCGCAAACTCAAAAAGCATGGAAAGAGGTAACTGCTCAAAACATTAAGTTCAATAAAAATGTTCAAAGAGAGTCTTTTCCTCAAGACTTTAAATTAATACAATTAGACTTTGCGGTTTTACAACAAGTATTAATGAATACTCCTGGACGATTTTCTAAGTCAAAAAAAGGTACTGTTATAACTTTGCCAAATGTTTCTGGAGGGTTTGAGCGTTTCGAAATGTTTGAGGCATCGAATTTTGATGCTGAACTTCAAGCTAGATTTCCTCAAATTAGGGCTTTTGTAGGAAAAGGAATTGATGATAAGAATGCACTGTTAAGGTTAAGTATCTCTCCTAGTGGTTTTCAAACTATGGTTTTTAGAGCGAATAGAAGAAGCGAGTTTATGGAGCCATATTCTGAAGATGGAAAAATCTATGTGGTTTATAACTCTTCTAGTACAAAAGGTAAATTACCATTTACTTGTTCCACTACAGATATTAATTTAGCTAATGAATTAACAAGTAAAGTTGGTCAAACTGCATTTTCAAGTTCAGGAAGTTTACTTACTTTTAGATTAGCTTTGTCTTGTAATGGTGAATATTCAAATTATTTTGGTGCTACTAGTTCTGCGCAAGTTGCAAATGTTTTGACAGCATTTAATAACACAATGACAAGAGTAAATGGGGTTTTTGAAAAAGATTTTGGAATACATATGAATATTGTAAATCAAACAACAAATGTTATTTATTATGTTCCTGCGACTGACCCTTATACAACAATGGCAAACTGGAATACACAATTACAAAGAGCTTTAAATACAACCTTAACAGGAGTTTCTACATCTTTAGCGGCTAATAATGCAGCTTATGATGTTGGTCATATGTTTGGTGCTTCTGGAGGAGGTGGAAATGCAGGTTGTATTGGATGCGTTTGTGTAGATGGTGTTACTGCTGGTACTGGCACTAATAAAGGAAGAGGGATTACTTCTCCTGCAGATGGTATTCCATCAGGAGATAATTTTGATATTGATTATGTAGCCCACGAGTTGGGACATCAATTTGGAGCTAATCATACGTTTTCTAATAGTAATGAGGGAGCTGGTGTAAATAAAGAAGTTGGTTCTGGTGTAACTATCATGGGTTATGCCGGTATTACATCATACGATACTCATTTGCACTCTATAGATGTTTTTCATTCAGCAAGTATTGCACAGGTGCAAGCTAATATGGCCGGAAAGACATGTCCTACGGTTACTAGTTTAACACACGGTGCTCCTATTGTAAATGCAGGTTTAGATTATATCATACCTAAAAGCACTCCTTTTATCCTAACGGGTTCTGCGATAGATTCTAATGGAGATGTTATGAATTATGTTTGGGAACAAAATGATGATGGTGTTGGTCAAACTAACGCGAATAGTGCAGCGCGTATTGCTAAGCCTACTGGGCCTAACTGGGTAAACTATTTACCTTCTACAACTCCGTCAAGATATTTTCCAAATATTGCTTCGGTAGTAGCTAACTCACCAACAACTTCTGGTTTAGATGTTACTTCAGAAGCATTAAGTTCTGTTGCGAGAATTTTAAACTTTAGATTAACTGCAAGAGATAATAATATATTAGGTGGTCAAACTGGTTTTGATGATACGGTTATAACTGTTAATGCTACAGCAGGTCCGTTTGCGGTTACAGCTCCAAATACTTCAGTTTCTTGGGTTGTAGGTACAAATCAAACTGTAACATGGGATGTTGCAGGAACTACTGCAAATGGAGTAAATACTGATTTTGTTGATATTTATTTATCAAATGATGGAGGTTATACTTATCCAATTCTTTTAGCAAGTAGAGTTCCTAATGATGGTTCTGAAGTGATTTTAGTTCCAAATAATATTGGAACTACAAAAAGAATTATGGTAAAAGGAAATAATCATGTGTTTTTTGATATTTCTAATTCTAATTTTACAATTACAGCAGCTCCTTCAACTTTTGGAATTGCATTTAATGGAATTGAGGGCGAGCAAAATAAAGATGCTTGTCAAGGTTCTGTGGTTTCTTACTCGTTTCCATACATGACTTACGGAGGATTTAGCGCTAGTACTGCATTTTCTGTAACAGGACAGCCTGTAGGGTCAACTGTGGTTTTTACGCCTACAAATACAGCGACTGATGGTACTATAACAATGGAAATTAGTAACACTGCTGCAAGCGCTACGGGGTTATACACAATGATTGTTACTGGTAGTTCAGGTGGTACAACAAAAACTATTTCTTTTTATTTAAATTTAATAAGCGGTAATTTTGGTACACAAACTTTAACTTCTCCTGCTGACTTAGCTGTTGGTCAAAGTACATCAACAAACTTAACTTGGCCGTCAAATGCGTCTGCTAGTTTATATGATGTACAAGTTGCAACTGATGCTGGGTTTACATCTATAGTTTCTTCTGCAACTGTTGCTACAAATTCCTATACTGTTTCTGGGTTAGCAGAAGGGACAGATTATTTCTGGAGAGTTTTACCTAAGAACTCTGGATGTATGGGTGTTTTTAGCTCTGCATATAAATTTACTACAGGAACAACAACTTGTGGAAACGTATATTCTAATAATACATCTCTAAGTGTTCCTGATGGGGTTGGTTCTCCAGCAGATGGAACTGAAGTTACTAAGTCAATTGTTGTGCCAGGAACTCTAACAGGGAATTTGAATAATGTAACAGTTGATTTGGCTTTTAGTCACTCATATATTGATGATTTAAGAATATGGTTAACGCATCCTGATGGAACAGTAGTTTCATTATGGAACCATAACTGTGAGAGTGAATTTTCAAGTATAAGTGTAACTTATGCAGATGGTAACCCTTCTATTCCTTTAGAGCCTGTTTGTTCTGCATCAACTGGAACATTTGCACCAGAGTCTCCTTTATCTGCATTAAATGGAAAACCAGCATCTGGGACTTGGGTTTTACATGCACTTGATTATTGGACGGGTGATACAGGAATTATTGGTAATTGGTCTATAAACTTATGTGTTGCTACTCCTCTAGTTTCAGAATCGTTTAATACAATTGAAGATTTAGCAATATATCCAAACCCAAATAACGGTAATTTTACTGTTCAATTTAATTCTTCGTCAAATAATGATGTTAAAATTGGAGTTCATGATGTAAGAGGAAGACAAATTTTTGATAAAACATATCAAAATAATGGATTATTTAATCAGTCGTTGAATTTAGATAATGTTCAATCTGGAATTTATCTTGTAACTGTTCAAGATGGTTTAAGTAAAACAACTAAGAAAATTGTTGTTGAGTAA
- the pth gene encoding aminoacyl-tRNA hydrolase, producing MKKFLIVGLGNIGSEYINTRHNIGFKILDAFANEENLSFQNVKLGAISEYKIKGRTILLLKPNTYMNLSGKAVHYWMEKENIAKENVLIITDDLNLSFGTIRIKSKGSDGGHNGLKSIQQLLNTTEYPRFRFGISDEFKKGQQVNYVLGEWTEEEKETLKERLKLSSEIIKSFALAGLNNTMNSYNGK from the coding sequence ATGAAGAAATTTTTAATAGTTGGATTAGGAAACATAGGTTCCGAATACATTAACACAAGGCACAATATTGGCTTTAAAATTTTAGACGCATTTGCTAACGAAGAAAATTTAAGCTTTCAAAATGTAAAACTAGGAGCAATTTCTGAATACAAAATAAAAGGCAGAACCATTCTTTTACTAAAACCAAACACCTACATGAACTTGAGCGGAAAAGCAGTTCACTATTGGATGGAAAAAGAAAATATTGCAAAAGAAAATGTTCTAATCATTACCGATGATTTAAACCTATCCTTTGGGACTATTAGAATTAAATCAAAAGGAAGCGATGGTGGTCATAATGGGTTAAAAAGTATTCAACAATTATTGAACACGACTGAATATCCTCGTTTTAGATTTGGAATTAGCGATGAATTTAAAAAAGGACAACAAGTCAACTACGTTTTAGGCGAATGGACCGAAGAAGAAAAAGAAACATTAAAAGAACGTTTAAAATTATCCTCAGAAATAATAAAATCCTTTGCTTTAGCCGGACTAAACAACACTATGAATAGTTATAATGGAAAATAA